Proteins encoded within one genomic window of Streptomyces sp. NBC_00523:
- a CDS encoding TetR/AcrR family transcriptional regulator C-terminal domain-containing protein, translating into MNRETAVAEALDLLDDVGLENVSTRRLAKRLGVEQPSLYYHFKTKKDLLAAMAEVAMAPHAHAALPELGDDWRSWFLDNSRSFRRTLLLRRDGARLHAGSRPTGDLDRIRRKMTFLMASGVPERHAQMAMLAAGRFTVGCVLEEQADADAPAPENLPDDVPALDHEAAFEAGLALILGGLEQHTAAPDTAH; encoded by the coding sequence ATGAACCGTGAGACCGCCGTCGCTGAGGCGCTGGACCTGCTGGACGACGTGGGCCTGGAAAACGTCAGTACTCGGCGACTGGCCAAACGCCTGGGTGTGGAGCAGCCTTCGCTCTACTACCACTTCAAGACCAAGAAGGACCTGCTGGCCGCAATGGCGGAGGTGGCCATGGCCCCGCACGCCCACGCCGCCCTGCCAGAGCTCGGGGACGACTGGCGCAGCTGGTTCCTGGACAACTCGCGCAGCTTCCGCCGCACCCTGCTGCTGCGCCGCGACGGCGCCCGCCTGCACGCCGGCAGCAGGCCGACCGGCGATCTGGACCGGATCCGTCGGAAGATGACCTTCCTGATGGCCTCCGGCGTACCCGAGCGGCACGCACAGATGGCGATGCTGGCCGCCGGCCGCTTCACCGTCGGATGTGTCCTGGAGGAGCAGGCCGACGCCGACGCGCCGGCCCCGGAGAACCTGCCGGACGATGTTCCCGCACTCGATCACGAGGCCGCCTTCGAGGCGGGCCTCGCGCTCATCCTCGGCGGCCTCGAGCAGCACACCGCTGCTCCCGACACCGCCCACTGA
- a CDS encoding FAD-dependent monooxygenase yields the protein MTNKIAKRSLRILVAGGGVAGQALAFWLTRDGHTVTVVERSPALRASGAQVDLRGQGIEAVERMGLLREVRSRLVDEAGVAFVDSCGKPRATIMANTSGKGRQTLTSEYEIMRGDLVRILHEATKDDAEHVFGMSVDGFDQHSDRVTAHFSDGTSGEYDLLIGADGQGSRTRGALLPPGYDPYWRVGTHMAYWFVPRIASDTNLRDTYMVPGGRQIMRRSHNATETQVYFVMREKSAEATAIHRAPVEQQQAFWAERFKDAGWQTERFVTGMKDSPFFYSQEIAQVRIDSWSKGRVVLAGDAAHCASPYSGMGISGGLVGAYVLAGEVNRNPADLPAALANYEQVLRPFVDEIQGEVNPRILRVGMPLSKHAISAFQSVTALACFLHIPDVVARMSRKDRGGDWQLPAFANAYAA from the coding sequence ATGACGAACAAGATCGCGAAGCGTTCCCTGCGGATCCTGGTGGCCGGCGGCGGCGTTGCGGGGCAGGCGCTGGCCTTCTGGCTCACGCGCGATGGGCACACGGTGACGGTCGTCGAGCGGTCCCCAGCGCTACGCGCCTCGGGGGCGCAGGTGGATCTGCGAGGGCAGGGCATCGAGGCGGTGGAGCGCATGGGGCTGCTTCGGGAGGTGCGCAGTCGGCTGGTGGACGAGGCGGGCGTGGCGTTCGTCGATTCCTGCGGGAAACCGAGAGCAACGATCATGGCCAACACCTCCGGCAAGGGCCGCCAGACCCTGACATCGGAATACGAGATCATGCGCGGTGACCTGGTGCGCATCCTGCACGAGGCGACGAAGGACGACGCCGAGCACGTCTTCGGAATGAGCGTTGACGGATTTGACCAGCACTCCGACCGCGTCACCGCGCACTTCTCTGACGGGACCTCGGGCGAGTACGACCTGCTGATCGGCGCGGACGGGCAGGGCTCGCGTACCCGCGGGGCGCTGCTGCCGCCGGGCTACGATCCGTACTGGCGTGTGGGTACCCACATGGCGTACTGGTTCGTGCCGCGGATTGCCTCCGACACCAACCTTCGCGACACCTACATGGTCCCGGGCGGGCGGCAGATCATGCGGCGCAGCCACAACGCGACCGAGACCCAGGTGTACTTCGTGATGCGCGAGAAGTCGGCGGAAGCGACCGCGATCCATCGCGCTCCCGTCGAGCAGCAGCAGGCGTTCTGGGCCGAGCGGTTCAAGGACGCCGGCTGGCAGACCGAGCGGTTCGTCACGGGGATGAAGGACAGCCCGTTCTTCTACTCCCAGGAGATCGCACAGGTCCGCATCGACAGCTGGTCCAAGGGGCGGGTGGTCCTGGCAGGGGACGCCGCGCACTGCGCCTCCCCTTACAGCGGCATGGGTATCTCCGGCGGCCTGGTCGGCGCCTACGTCCTGGCCGGGGAGGTCAACCGGAACCCGGCCGACCTGCCGGCCGCGCTGGCGAACTACGAACAGGTCCTGCGGCCCTTCGTCGACGAGATCCAGGGAGAGGTCAACCCCCGCATCCTGCGCGTGGGCATGCCCCTCAGCAAGCACGCCATCAGCGCGTTCCAGAGCGTCACCGCGCTGGCCTGCTTCCTCCACATCCCCGACGTGGTCGCCCGCATGTCGAGGAAGGACCGCGGCGGCGACTGGCAGCTCCCGGCCTTCGCCAACGCGTACGCCGCCTGA
- a CDS encoding prephenate dehydratase, whose product MTTVAYQGEPGSNSATAARALYPDASGHPCTGFEQALDAVALGDADLAVIPVDNSAAGRVADVHHLLPESGLFIVGEYFLAIRFDLMGVPGATLDRVECVRSHVHALGQCRKLLREGDWRTLVCDDTAGAAREVAELGDPRHAALAPPAAAGLHGLDVLRAGVEDDPENTTRFVVLSRRPAPAPDPGQPTMTSLFFSVRNIPSALYKALGGFATGGVNLTKIESYQIGAGLNASRFYVEAEGHPDEQRVALALEELRFFSSEVRVLGVYPAHPHRLKD is encoded by the coding sequence GTGACGACCGTCGCATATCAGGGTGAACCCGGCTCCAACTCGGCGACCGCCGCACGCGCCCTGTACCCGGACGCCTCGGGACACCCGTGCACCGGCTTCGAGCAGGCCCTGGACGCCGTGGCCCTCGGCGACGCCGACCTTGCCGTGATCCCGGTGGACAACTCCGCGGCCGGACGCGTGGCCGACGTGCACCACCTGCTGCCGGAGTCCGGGCTGTTCATCGTCGGCGAGTACTTCCTCGCCATCCGTTTCGACCTGATGGGTGTCCCCGGCGCCACCCTGGACAGGGTCGAGTGCGTCCGCAGCCACGTGCACGCCCTGGGGCAGTGCCGCAAGCTCCTGCGGGAGGGCGACTGGCGGACCCTGGTCTGCGACGACACCGCCGGAGCGGCGCGTGAGGTGGCCGAACTGGGCGACCCGCGGCACGCGGCCCTCGCACCGCCTGCCGCGGCCGGGCTGCACGGCCTCGACGTCCTGCGCGCCGGCGTCGAGGACGACCCGGAGAACACCACGCGATTCGTGGTCCTCTCCCGCAGGCCCGCTCCCGCCCCGGACCCGGGACAGCCGACCATGACGAGCCTCTTCTTCAGCGTGCGCAACATCCCGAGCGCGCTTTACAAGGCACTCGGCGGCTTCGCCACCGGTGGGGTGAACCTCACCAAGATCGAGAGCTATCAGATCGGCGCGGGGCTCAACGCGAGCCGCTTCTACGTCGAGGCCGAGGGCCACCCCGACGAGCAGCGGGTCGCCCTCGCCCTGGAGGAACTGCGGTTCTTCTCCTCCGAGGTGCGTGTCCTGGGCGTCTACCCGGCTCATCCGCACCGGTTGAAGGACTGA
- a CDS encoding aldo/keto reductase, which yields MSILNETYTLSNGVEIPKLGLGTWFIDDDQAAAAVRAAVEIGYRNIDTAQAYGNERGVGEGIRTSGVAREDLFVSTKLAAEIKDHDTAAAAIDESLAKLDIGHIDLMLIHAPQPWDDFRGGDYAEGNRQAWRALEDAHKAGKVRAIGVSNFLPSDLENILAHGTVAPQVDQVLLHAGNTPDELLAFCEERNILVQAYSPIAHGTLLDSRRIKTIAENYQVSVPQLCIRYTLQLGTQPLPKTANPEHMRSNADVDFEISEDDMATLRTLDERDYGEHAAFPVYSGK from the coding sequence ATGAGCATCCTGAACGAGACCTACACCCTTTCCAACGGCGTCGAGATCCCCAAGCTCGGCCTGGGCACGTGGTTCATCGACGACGACCAGGCAGCCGCAGCCGTCCGCGCCGCAGTCGAGATCGGCTACCGCAACATCGACACCGCACAGGCGTACGGCAACGAACGCGGCGTCGGAGAAGGCATCCGCACCTCCGGCGTGGCGCGCGAGGACCTGTTCGTATCGACAAAGCTGGCCGCCGAGATCAAGGACCACGACACGGCGGCCGCTGCGATCGACGAGTCGCTGGCCAAGCTGGACATCGGCCACATCGACCTGATGCTGATCCACGCCCCTCAGCCGTGGGACGACTTCCGCGGCGGCGACTACGCCGAGGGCAACCGCCAGGCATGGCGCGCACTGGAGGACGCCCACAAGGCAGGGAAGGTCCGCGCCATCGGAGTGTCGAACTTCCTCCCGTCCGACCTGGAGAACATCCTCGCCCACGGAACGGTGGCACCGCAGGTGGACCAGGTGCTCCTGCACGCCGGGAACACCCCGGACGAGCTGCTGGCCTTCTGCGAGGAGCGCAACATCCTCGTACAGGCGTACTCGCCGATCGCCCACGGCACGCTCCTCGACAGCCGCCGGATCAAGACGATCGCCGAGAATTACCAGGTGAGCGTCCCGCAGCTCTGCATCCGCTACACCCTGCAACTGGGCACCCAGCCGCTGCCGAAGACCGCGAACCCCGAGCACATGCGCTCCAACGCCGACGTCGATTTCGAAATCTCCGAGGACGACATGGCCACCCTGCGCACCCTCGACGAGCGCGACTACGGCGAGCACGCCGCCTTCCCCGTCTACAGCGGCAAGTAG
- a CDS encoding cupin domain-containing protein translates to MADHDFEQIFPLGDTNDAYAENFVGQSYLAPLTGGSVPVSNVSFEPGCRNNWHIHHGTGGGGDQILLCTAGSGWYQAEGQDPVSMTPGTVIRVPAGTKHWHGAKADAWFSHLALITPGDDVGNEWLEPVTDEVYGRLPKNGENA, encoded by the coding sequence ATGGCCGACCATGACTTCGAGCAGATCTTCCCGCTCGGGGACACCAATGACGCCTACGCCGAGAACTTCGTCGGGCAGAGCTACCTCGCCCCTTTGACCGGCGGGAGCGTCCCGGTCAGCAACGTGTCCTTCGAGCCGGGCTGCCGCAACAACTGGCACATCCACCACGGCACCGGTGGCGGCGGTGACCAGATCCTGCTGTGCACGGCCGGCAGCGGCTGGTACCAGGCCGAGGGCCAGGACCCGGTCAGCATGACCCCCGGCACGGTGATCCGCGTCCCGGCGGGCACGAAGCACTGGCACGGCGCGAAGGCCGACGCGTGGTTCTCCCACCTCGCCCTCATCACGCCGGGAGACGACGTCGGCAACGAATGGCTGGAGCCGGTCACCGACGAGGTGTACGGCCGGCTGCCCAAGAACGGAGAGAACGCATGA
- a CDS encoding helix-turn-helix transcriptional regulator, with product MDNREEVREFLTSRRAKITPGQAGLPAGSRRRVPGLPRSEVAALADVSVEYYAKLERGNLAGVSPAVLEAVARALRLDDAERAHLLNLAQAADGSDALTRPRRRAAPWKAHRSLQWVLDAITAGPAFVRNGRMDLLATNQLARAFYGDVYATAGNQANLARFQFLDPASRLFFPDWDQAADVAVAILRTEAGRNPHDKDLHDLVGELSTRSDEFRTRWGAHNVRHHGTGTKRFHHHTVGDLTLAYEGLEMAAAPGLTLTVYTAEPCSPHEEGLRLLASWAATQNLGSPAERSAD from the coding sequence GTGGACAACCGAGAAGAGGTCCGCGAGTTCCTGACCTCGCGGCGAGCCAAGATCACTCCCGGGCAGGCCGGCCTGCCCGCCGGGAGCCGCCGACGGGTACCGGGCCTGCCTCGCAGCGAGGTCGCCGCGCTCGCCGATGTCAGCGTGGAGTACTACGCCAAGCTGGAGCGCGGCAACCTCGCCGGTGTCTCCCCGGCCGTCCTCGAAGCCGTCGCACGCGCCCTCCGTCTCGACGACGCCGAGCGGGCCCACCTGCTGAACCTGGCGCAGGCCGCCGACGGCTCCGACGCCCTCACCCGCCCCCGCCGCCGCGCCGCGCCGTGGAAGGCGCACCGCAGCCTGCAATGGGTCCTGGACGCCATCACCGCCGGCCCGGCCTTCGTCCGCAACGGCCGCATGGACCTGCTGGCCACCAACCAGCTCGCCCGTGCCTTCTACGGCGACGTCTACGCCACCGCCGGCAACCAGGCCAACCTGGCCCGGTTCCAGTTCCTCGACCCCGCCTCCCGGCTCTTCTTCCCCGACTGGGATCAGGCCGCCGACGTCGCCGTGGCCATCCTGCGCACCGAAGCCGGCCGCAACCCCCACGACAAGGACCTCCACGACCTCGTCGGCGAGCTGTCCACCCGCAGCGACGAGTTCCGCACCCGCTGGGGCGCCCACAACGTCCGCCACCACGGCACCGGCACCAAACGCTTCCACCATCACACCGTCGGCGACCTCACCCTCGCCTACGAAGGCCTGGAGATGGCCGCCGCACCCGGTCTCACCCTCACCGTCTACACCGCCGAACCCTGCTCGCCCCACGAAGAGGGACTCCGCCTCCTCGCCTCCTGGGCCGCCACCCAGAACCTCGGCTCGCCTGCGGAGCGGAGCGCCGACTGA
- a CDS encoding peptidylprolyl isomerase encodes MAVPTSQGPLPLRLDRAKAPCTVQSFVHLARHRFYDRTVCHRLTAYPTLKVLQCGDPTGTGEGGPGYAYKDELPVDLPPAPTDPTGARRVYGRGLLAMANAGPNTNGSQFFVVYGDSALRPDYTVFGTVGAAGLKTLDKIAAGGIEPTAEDPAPVDGTPVLRTELRSVRASCRLS; translated from the coding sequence ATGGCTGTCCCGACCAGCCAGGGGCCGCTGCCCCTGCGTCTGGACCGGGCGAAGGCGCCTTGCACCGTCCAGAGCTTCGTGCACCTGGCGCGCCACCGGTTCTACGACCGTACGGTGTGTCATCGGCTGACGGCGTATCCGACGCTGAAGGTCCTGCAGTGCGGCGACCCGACCGGCACCGGCGAGGGTGGACCGGGGTACGCGTACAAGGACGAGCTGCCGGTGGACTTGCCGCCGGCGCCGACTGATCCGACCGGCGCCCGTCGCGTCTACGGGCGCGGCTTGCTGGCGATGGCCAATGCCGGGCCGAACACGAACGGTTCGCAGTTCTTCGTCGTCTACGGTGACTCCGCACTGCGGCCGGACTACACGGTGTTCGGCACGGTCGGCGCCGCCGGTCTGAAGACGCTCGACAAGATCGCTGCCGGCGGAATCGAGCCGACCGCGGAGGACCCGGCCCCTGTCGACGGCACGCCCGTGCTGAGGACCGAACTGCGCAGCGTCCGGGCTTCCTGCCGGCTCTCATGA
- a CDS encoding aldo/keto reductase, giving the protein MRYRTIGQNPDTRREVSVLSLGAMRFGTTTDEATSYAILDRYVEAGGTFIDTANNYAFWVNGTQGGESERLLGRWRRSRGVGDGITIATKLGGRPNHPTSTFTKDVESLTAKTIRESAERSRDNLGTDKLDLLYAHIEDPRVALQETVEGFAAVVADGTVGLLGASNHRVWRLERARALAAAAGLPGYEVLQYHHSYLRHRTDEPTLRSPDGDLGVASGDHLSYLREDPSLCLVAYSPLLNGSYGRTDKPLDPGYQNAGTAARLTALAEVAAETGATRNQVVLAWLMGGQIPVIPLVGASSVAQLEESLAAVDLDLTQDQRAKLDAAH; this is encoded by the coding sequence ATGCGCTACCGCACCATCGGTCAAAATCCGGACACCCGCCGTGAGGTGAGCGTTCTGAGCCTCGGTGCCATGCGGTTCGGCACCACCACCGACGAGGCGACCTCGTACGCGATCCTCGACCGGTACGTCGAAGCCGGCGGTACCTTCATCGACACCGCCAACAACTACGCGTTCTGGGTCAACGGCACCCAGGGCGGTGAGAGCGAGCGGCTTCTGGGACGGTGGCGGCGCAGCCGGGGCGTGGGCGACGGGATCACGATCGCCACCAAGCTCGGCGGCCGCCCCAATCACCCCACCTCGACCTTCACGAAGGACGTCGAGAGCCTCACGGCGAAGACGATCCGGGAGTCGGCCGAGCGCAGCCGGGACAATCTCGGCACGGACAAGCTGGACCTGCTGTACGCGCACATCGAGGATCCCCGCGTTGCCCTGCAGGAGACGGTGGAGGGTTTCGCCGCCGTCGTCGCCGACGGCACGGTGGGCCTGCTGGGTGCGAGCAACCATCGTGTCTGGCGCCTGGAGCGTGCCCGGGCTCTCGCGGCGGCCGCGGGTCTGCCCGGCTACGAGGTGCTGCAGTACCACCACAGCTACCTCCGCCACCGCACCGACGAGCCCACGCTCCGCTCCCCCGACGGCGACCTGGGGGTCGCCTCCGGCGACCACCTCAGCTACCTCCGTGAGGACCCGTCCCTCTGCCTGGTCGCGTACTCCCCGCTCCTCAACGGCAGCTACGGCCGTACGGACAAGCCCTTGGACCCCGGCTACCAGAACGCGGGCACGGCTGCCCGGCTCACCGCCCTGGCCGAGGTCGCGGCGGAGACGGGAGCCACGCGGAACCAGGTCGTCCTCGCCTGGCTGATGGGGGGCCAGATCCCGGTCATCCCCCTGGTGGGCGCGTCCTCGGTGGCTCAGCTGGAGGAGAGTCTGGCGGCGGTGGACCTCGACCTCACTCAGGACCAGCGGGCGAAACTGGACGCCGCGCATTAG
- a CDS encoding N,N-dimethylformamidase beta subunit family domain-containing protein: MRFAVTSGEGAPLTGHVVVSDAVHGRPMARASVHGTEWTLDIPDDWPSSLYVARFHDARPQTPEPERDAEHEVWFVVRAARPATTSSVLVSIPFATWRAYHRAGQPGRSLYYAEEPGRAARVSFTDPGGGPPPERWEEPLLRWLPGAGYPVEFCSGLDLDDGEELLAPYRLLVVNGHDEYWSAGMRDSVETFARRGGNLAFFAGNTAWWQMRLEDGGRTMVCHRDAASDPVPDPRLTTVEWSSSPVDRPENAMTGVSFRNGAGSWGAGMGLIGRESYTVRFAGHWVFEGTGLRDGDTFARGALGYETDAADLDWSAGVPRATGRDGTPRSFTVLATADLRHWRTYGQGGWATMGVFRLGAGTVFNAATINWGRALADPVVDRITRNVLDRLGGWTPQHAWHAVGQAPGLRALAACEGRLFAVSEDGETLLHREPSEQNLPWAACPPAPGPAPRIRCLAAPREACHPMPLALLAVDTDDRLLVRDPVPGPAPWTPVGEVPVGTTALAMCDNTLFAVTPHDDTLYGRPAPHPDAPWTVLGPAGGAVSLTVLNARLYATGPDGLLTRPPVVTKTPFEPAGPFPVTRALASYAGRLLAATRDGLLVSHGPPRRS, from the coding sequence ATGCGCTTCGCTGTGACCTCCGGCGAGGGCGCCCCGCTCACCGGCCACGTCGTCGTCTCCGACGCCGTGCACGGGCGCCCGATGGCCCGCGCGTCCGTGCACGGCACCGAGTGGACCCTCGACATCCCGGACGACTGGCCCAGTTCGCTGTACGTGGCCCGGTTCCACGACGCCCGTCCGCAGACGCCGGAGCCGGAGCGGGACGCCGAACACGAGGTGTGGTTCGTCGTGCGCGCGGCCCGGCCCGCGACCACCTCGTCCGTGCTCGTCTCCATCCCCTTCGCCACCTGGCGCGCCTACCACCGCGCGGGGCAGCCGGGCCGGAGCCTCTACTACGCCGAGGAACCGGGCCGCGCCGCCCGGGTGTCCTTCACCGACCCGGGAGGGGGCCCGCCGCCCGAGCGCTGGGAGGAGCCGTTGCTGCGCTGGCTGCCCGGGGCCGGCTATCCGGTCGAGTTCTGTTCCGGTCTCGACCTGGACGACGGAGAAGAACTCCTCGCCCCCTATCGGCTGTTGGTCGTCAACGGGCACGACGAGTACTGGTCGGCCGGGATGCGCGACAGCGTCGAGACCTTCGCCCGCCGGGGCGGCAACCTCGCCTTCTTCGCCGGCAACACAGCCTGGTGGCAGATGCGCCTGGAGGACGGCGGCCGCACGATGGTCTGCCATCGCGACGCCGCGTCCGACCCCGTCCCCGACCCCCGCCTCACGACTGTCGAGTGGTCCAGTTCGCCCGTCGACCGCCCCGAGAACGCGATGACCGGCGTCAGCTTCCGCAATGGCGCCGGCTCCTGGGGCGCGGGCATGGGCCTCATCGGCCGCGAGTCCTACACGGTCCGGTTCGCCGGCCACTGGGTCTTCGAAGGAACCGGCCTCCGCGACGGGGACACCTTCGCCCGGGGCGCCCTCGGGTACGAGACGGACGCCGCCGATCTCGACTGGTCGGCCGGGGTGCCCCGCGCCACGGGCCGGGACGGCACCCCGCGCTCGTTCACCGTGCTCGCCACCGCCGACCTGCGGCACTGGCGTACGTACGGGCAGGGCGGCTGGGCCACCATGGGCGTCTTCCGGCTGGGCGCCGGTACGGTCTTCAACGCCGCCACCATCAACTGGGGCCGGGCGCTGGCCGATCCGGTGGTGGACCGGATCACCCGCAACGTGCTGGACCGGCTCGGCGGATGGACTCCGCAGCACGCCTGGCACGCCGTGGGGCAGGCACCGGGGCTGCGGGCGCTCGCCGCCTGCGAAGGGCGGCTCTTCGCCGTCTCCGAGGACGGCGAGACCCTGCTCCACCGTGAGCCGTCCGAGCAGAACCTGCCGTGGGCCGCCTGCCCTCCGGCCCCGGGGCCCGCGCCGCGGATCCGGTGCCTGGCCGCCCCGCGCGAGGCATGCCACCCCATGCCGCTGGCCCTGCTGGCCGTGGACACCGACGACCGGCTGCTCGTACGCGACCCAGTGCCCGGGCCGGCACCCTGGACCCCGGTGGGCGAGGTCCCCGTCGGCACGACGGCGCTGGCGATGTGCGACAACACGCTGTTCGCGGTGACCCCGCACGACGACACCCTGTACGGGCGGCCCGCACCGCACCCGGACGCGCCGTGGACGGTGCTGGGCCCCGCGGGCGGGGCGGTCTCGCTGACCGTGCTCAACGCGCGTCTCTACGCCACCGGCCCGGACGGGCTGCTCACCCGCCCGCCGGTCGTCACCAAAACCCCCTTCGAACCGGCGGGCCCCTTCCCGGTCACCAGGGCGCTCGCCTCGTACGCGGGACGACTGCTGGCGGCGACGCGGGACGGCCTCCTCGTCAGCCATGGACCGCCGCGCCGCTCATGA
- a CDS encoding condensation domain-containing protein, translating into MTATTAQTTASFAFAGGRSGDAPLTWGQRAIWNAIGRTRPNDHYFNIGRVLPLADRGAPVDLPRLTDALTALLVRHEALRTRIADEDGEPRQRLHGEGRVEVRVVEADDPQEAATAADALLSSLTAHRFAYAGEWPVRFGAVRHAGRITHAVLALCHLAADGHAAEVLVRDLRLLARRGSAGPACAANPLDLARHQASPAGHRAGRAALAHWERGLRAASPTMFPAPVAEPSTPRFWTGRLVSAALPRAIDALAAAHRVSGSTVLLTASAALVAAGQGHQVAAVMPIAGNRAAEGHRTLVSTLSQDALFILRMDEAGPDADFTDLLAGAWPAALAGYRAASYDPADFDALLDRMSAERGTEVHPYCCFNDMRLVERPAAPRPAPCPDQDAALSRRGVLDFPATQDRVACRYCLHVSGDDSALTVTLTADTAYLPPHTIHAHLRAIEEVVVTASAGNPPLLTELPALLTKTEEAAR; encoded by the coding sequence GTGACGGCGACGACGGCGCAGACCACCGCGTCCTTCGCCTTCGCGGGCGGCCGGAGCGGCGATGCCCCGCTGACCTGGGGCCAGCGCGCGATCTGGAACGCGATCGGGCGTACCCGGCCCAACGACCACTACTTCAACATCGGCCGTGTCCTGCCGCTCGCCGACCGGGGCGCACCGGTGGACCTGCCCCGGCTGACGGACGCTCTCACGGCGCTCCTCGTCCGCCACGAAGCGCTGCGCACCCGGATCGCGGACGAGGACGGGGAGCCGCGCCAACGCCTGCACGGCGAAGGGCGGGTGGAGGTCCGTGTCGTCGAGGCGGACGATCCGCAGGAAGCGGCGACGGCCGCCGACGCCCTGTTGTCGTCGCTGACCGCCCACCGCTTCGCCTACGCGGGCGAGTGGCCCGTACGGTTCGGCGCCGTCCGGCACGCGGGGCGGATCACGCACGCCGTGCTGGCGCTGTGCCATCTGGCAGCCGACGGGCACGCCGCCGAGGTCCTGGTCCGCGACCTGCGGCTGCTCGCCCGCCGCGGGTCGGCCGGTCCGGCCTGCGCCGCGAACCCCCTCGACCTGGCGCGCCATCAGGCGTCCCCGGCCGGCCACCGCGCGGGCCGGGCCGCGCTCGCGCACTGGGAGAGGGGGCTGCGGGCGGCGTCCCCGACGATGTTCCCCGCACCGGTCGCCGAGCCGAGCACGCCCCGCTTCTGGACGGGCCGGCTGGTCTCCGCCGCGCTTCCCCGGGCCATCGACGCTCTGGCCGCCGCGCACCGGGTCAGCGGCTCGACCGTGCTGCTGACCGCCTCGGCCGCCCTGGTCGCCGCCGGTCAGGGCCACCAGGTCGCGGCGGTCATGCCGATCGCGGGCAACCGCGCGGCCGAGGGCCACCGCACCCTGGTCAGCACGCTGTCCCAGGACGCGTTGTTCATCCTGCGCATGGACGAGGCCGGTCCGGACGCCGACTTCACGGATCTGCTGGCGGGTGCCTGGCCGGCCGCGCTCGCCGGATACCGCGCCGCCTCCTACGACCCCGCCGACTTCGACGCCCTGCTGGACCGGATGTCCGCGGAGCGCGGCACCGAGGTCCATCCGTACTGCTGCTTCAACGACATGCGCCTGGTGGAGCGCCCGGCGGCGCCCCGGCCCGCGCCGTGCCCGGACCAGGACGCCGCGCTCAGCCGCCGCGGCGTCCTGGATTTCCCCGCGACCCAGGACCGGGTGGCCTGCCGGTACTGCCTGCACGTGAGCGGGGACGACAGCGCGCTCACCGTCACTCTGACCGCCGACACCGCGTATCTGCCACCGCACACCATCCATGCCCACCTGCGCGCCATCGAGGAGGTCGTCGTGACCGCGTCGGCCGGAAACCCGCCCCTTCTGACGGAGCTGCCCGCACTCCTCACGAAGACCGAGGAGGCCGCCCGGTGA
- a CDS encoding acyl carrier protein has protein sequence MTAPAPTPESVARLVERATDGRLAAAELMDSTEPLAALGVSSLSLLRLADSLESEYGVLIDLGDRALYTEGLAGLTARVRALAAEGTE, from the coding sequence GTGACCGCGCCCGCCCCCACCCCGGAGAGTGTCGCCCGGCTCGTCGAACGGGCCACCGATGGCCGGCTCGCCGCCGCGGAGCTCATGGACTCCACCGAACCCCTGGCCGCGCTCGGCGTCAGCTCGCTGTCCCTGCTGCGGCTCGCCGACAGTCTGGAGTCGGAGTACGGCGTCCTCATCGACCTCGGCGACCGGGCGCTGTACACCGAAGGTCTCGCGGGCCTGACCGCCCGGGTGCGGGCTCTGGCCGCCGAGGGCACCGAGTGA
- a CDS encoding MbtH family protein, producing MTEPSRYLVAVNDEEQHALWPEGAELPAGWRAEGFTGTEEECVAHVDRVWPDIRPLSLRRRLADEAAR from the coding sequence ATGACCGAACCCAGCCGCTACCTCGTGGCCGTCAACGACGAGGAGCAGCACGCCCTCTGGCCGGAGGGCGCCGAACTGCCCGCGGGCTGGCGGGCGGAGGGCTTCACCGGCACCGAGGAGGAATGCGTCGCGCACGTCGACCGGGTGTGGCCGGACATCCGCCCCCTGAGCCTGCGCCGCCGCCTGGCCGACGAGGCCGCCCGGTGA